TCGTGCTTTGATTTCATCTTTGTATGCATATATTGGGTTATCTTTTTGCTACTGATAATTTTTGTGTCATATATGCGCCATCTCTGTCGATACTAAAGTTTCAGTTTAGGTTTAGAACGTATAATGGTTGACAAGGCTTGGGTTCATCTTAGCAGGTAATGACTTTAACATACAACGTATGTTATCTTTCAGTAGGTGTTTAGAGACTTaacttgttttttgttttccttttcattatcATTGAAGAGTTGATCCTTCTTATGAGAATGGGGCTACAAAGTTTGTACGGGATGTGGCTGAAGCTTTGAGAGGGTTTGATATGATTGTATGTCCTTGCATTGACTGCCGCAATATAGATCTTCACTCAGGAGATGTTGTAGTTGACCATCTCGTTACTAGGCGAATGGAGGAGGCATACAAGAATCGGTCTGATTGGTATCTACATGGAGAACTGAACTCAAGGGTTGATTGTGAAAGCAGCACAAGTCAGTGGAATGATGAGATATTTGGGTTATACAGAGCTTATGAGTGTTTAGATGAAGAGTTAGCGGGTACAAGGGAGTTATCTGAGATGGCAGAGGGAGACgacaagaaagaaaatgaattcTTGGCAAAGATAGCTGAAGCTGAAACACCTTTGTATCCGAGCTGTGTAAATCATAGCAAGCTATCTGCAATTGTTTCATTATTAAGATTGAAGACTCAATGGGTGGTCTGACAAGAGCTTCAATGATCTGCTGGAGACCTTACCGGAGATGTTACCAGAGGATAATGTGCTCCACACTTCATTGTACGAGGttaagaaatttttaaaatcatttgaTATGGGTTACGAGAAGATCCATTCTTGTGTGAATGACTGCTGCCTATTCAGAAACTGGTTGAAGAAACTTGAGTACTGCCCAAAATGCAAGGCGACGAGATGGAAGACTAATATCCATACtggtgagaagaagaaaggagtccCACAGAAAGTATTACGCTACTTTCCAATAATCCCAAGGTTGAAGAGAATGTTCCGGTCTGAGGAAATGGCTAAGGATTTAAGGTGGCACTTCAGCAATAAAAGCACTGATGGGAAACTTCGACACCCTGTTGATTCAGTCACATAGGATCAGATGAATGCTAAATACCCTACCTTTGCAGCTGAACAAAGGAACCTCACGCTTGGTCTCTCAACAGACGGATTTAATCCATTCAATATGAAGAATTCGATGTACAGTTGTTGGCCTGTGTTGTTAGTGAACTACAATTTACCACCTGACTTATACATGAAGAAAGAGAACATAATGCTTTCATTGTTGATTCCTGGTCCACAACAGCCAGGTAATAGCATAGATGTGTACTTAGAACCCCTCATTGACGATCTAAATCAACTGTGGAGCATTGGAGAGTTAACCTATGATGTTGTAAGTCGAGATACTTTTACTCTGAAGGCAATGCTGCTTTGGACGATCAGCGATTTTCCCGCTTATGGGAATCTTGCCGGTTGCAAACTAAAGGGTAAAATGGGGTGTCGCTATGTGGTAAAAAAACCGATAGTATGTGGCTAAAGTTCAGCAGAAAACATGTCTATATGTGCCATAGAAAGGGTCTGCCACCAGCTCATAGTTTTAGGGGAAAGAAGTGGTTTGATGGAAAAGTTGAACAAGGGAGAAGGGGAAGAATACTAACTGGGTgtgaaatttctcaaaacttgaaaaacttcaaaaataactttgtaaattttaaacgaTCTGCAAGTAAGAGGAAAAGGATTATTAGTACTGATTTAGGCTCTGATAATGAGGGTTTACCGAGTGAGtcagaggaagatgaagaagttcAAGTCGATGAGGATGAGTTATCAAGATGGAAGAAGAGGTCAATATTTTTCAGGCTACCATACTGGGAGGTAGATGACGCTTATTCCATGTGCTTTTATGATTTTTAGCATTTTCAATGTGTTGTGATTAACTttgattttcctttttctttttgttttgaatagGAACTTCCGGTGAGGCACAATTTAGATGTAATGTACGTCGAGAAAAATGTGGCTGCGAGTTTAGTTTCAACATTGTTGCACTGTGGGAAATCTAAGGATGGTCTTCCGGCTAGGAAAGATCTGGAGGAGCTTGGTATTAGGCCGGAGTTGCACCCTACAATTCAGGGTAAACGTACATATCTTCCTCCACCACCGTGGTCTTTGTCCAAGTCAGAAGAAGATCTTTTGCAGGAGACGATTTGACTTCAAAGGCCCAGACGGATATTGCTCTAACATATCAAGAGGTGTTTTATTAGATGATTGTAAAGTGACAGGTCTGAAATCACATGACTATCATGTCCTAATGCAGCAACTTCTTCCTATTGCGCTTAAAGGGTTGTTACCTAAAAGACCTCGTCTAGCAATTTTGAGATTGTGCGCATTCTTCAGTACGCTGTGTCAGAGAGTGATTGATAGGGAGAAGCTATTGGTTATGGAAGTTAAGATTGTTGAGACTCTATGCTTGTTTGAAAGATTTTTCCCTCCGAGTTTCTTTGATATCATGGTCCATTTGACTGTGCATCTAGGAAGGGAAGCTCGGCTCGGTGGACCACTTCAATTTAGATGGATGTACCCATTTGAGAGGTACTATATATATGACTTTTCTACATTTCACTTTGCTTTAGCAAATCAAACTTTACTCACCTTCGTTTCAGGTATATGAAAGTCCTAAAAGACTTTGTGAGAAATACTGCAAGACCAGAAGGGTGCATCGCTGAGTCATATTTAGCTGAAGAATGCATCCGGTTTTGCAGTGATTTTTTGAAGAAGACAACAAATGTACAAGATAAAATGGACAGAAACATAGAGTATGAGAACAATTCCATCTTAGAGGGTCTTCCAATATTCACCGGCACTTCAATTACGCTCACTGAAATGGAAAAGAAAGTAGCACATCTTGCTATCATTTAGAACATGGCTCTCGTCGAACCATACGTAGAGTAAGTACAACACTTTATTTATCTTCCATTTCGCACTCATTTCTATGTATGATCAACCAATTGATtcatttcttttgattttaatCTTTCACATGTGAGCATCTACAGCATTTACAAGACTCATATGACAAATGTCGCCCAGATGCATTAACTTTATGGAGTATGCACACTAAGAATTTCGCATCTTGGTAAAAGAACaggttaatttttgttttcataatttCTCTTATTACTGTACAGATGTCTTTGACTTGTTCTTACCTTGTCAGGTGCCTCTTGATTCTACAGAGCATACAGAAACACTTAAGTGGATAGCTTATGGTCCATGTTGTTCTGCAAGGTCTTACACAGGCTTCATAGTAAATGGGCAGATGTTTCATACAACATCAGTTGACATGAGAAGTCAGAATAGTGGGTTTTATTATGAGGCTACTGCAGTTTGTAGATCTAGTGCCAAAGATACATCATAGGTTGTTGATTCGGGTTCGTACTACGGCAGTCACTGACATCATTTTGATGGATTATAATATCTTCTATGTGCCTCTGTTCCGGTGTCAATGGGATGTAATGGGTAATGGAGTGAAGATTGAAGATGGTTTTACACTAGTTAACGTGCATCATAGTCAAGCATCCTTTTCAAGTGATCCGTACATACTCACATCTCAAGCTAAGCAAGTCTTCTACTCTCGAGAAAATGAGTCATCAAACTGGTATACTGTTATGAGAGGTCCTTCGAGAAGATACAGTAAGGAAGACATTCAAGAAGGGACTGTAGACATTGGGCCATTGCCATCCGATATTGACATGGATATTGACATTGATGAGGCTGAGAATGTCAGAACTGATTGTGAAGGCATCTATATGTGAAtccttattcattttttttgtctactTGATTGGTCATTGTCTGTTTGTTTGGATTGGTCATTGTCTGTTTGTTTGGATTGGTCATTGTCTGTCTGTTTGAAACTAACTcttcttttattatttgtttcagGTAAATTGAAATGGTAGGTGCAAAGAAAAGCAAAAGAGGAAGAAAGTCCAAGAAGAAAGTAgatgatgatgttgagttcGTATGTACTTTGCACCCAGAACGAGAAGAAGGTGAGCAACATGTGACAGCACCACGAGAAGGTGACCAACCTGGGAcagaaccagaagaagatgacCAACTTGAGACAGAACAAGCTGAGGGTGAGCAACATGTGACAGAACAAGACCACCATAATGTCGAAGAGGCTGAAGGTCAGATTGAACACTATACAGTTCTGGAGCCTATAAAGTCAAGCTCCTGTAAGAGAAAGCGTGGACCAACAATAATGAAAGACATTGCCAAAGACCCAAATAGTAGAGTTCATGTAGATTTCACCTTCATTGGAGAACCTTATGGTCCTGGTTCAGTCAAGCTGTCTTCATATTTGGGTCCATTGGTAAGAGAAAACGTTCCTGTCACACTTGAAAGTTGGAAAAACTCACAGAAGATATGAAGACAATGCTCTGGAAATCAGTTCGGGTAACAGTTTCTATCCAGAATATGTGAAGACAGTTCCTGTCAGAGTTACTGATTTGTTTAGTATGTAAATGCAGGCAAGGTTTGAAGTTGATGAGGACTACCAAAGGGTTGCAGTGCTTAAGCAGATGGGAGGACTATGGAGATATCGAAGTCACGCCTGGTAACCCAAATCAATGCAGCTGAAAATAATCAACAAAGGATGAATCTGAGACCTAAAACCGTGAACCCAGTTTAGTGGCGCATATTTGTAAAGCTGAAAACTAGCCATGAATTTAAGGTATACATTTTGATTTTAGTACGTAAGATCTTCATAAGAAAGTAGATATATATTAACAAGCATATTATAGGTACTGAGTGATAGCTACAAGGAGAGAAGACGCAACCAGATTCCTACATACTTGTAGTCGCAAGGGAATGGTTAGGCTAGCAGAAGATATGGTAAGCATACATGCCTCATGTTCTTGTCATTATAAATTGTTAGACAAGGCTGTTGACATATAATATTCTGAAAAAAAGTTATGCCGACCCATCTGAAGTGTCAAGGCTTAAAATATGGGTGAAGTCACGTACCAGGAAAGATGGTACTCCTATTAACACAAATGTTGCTGAGAAGATTGTGAGTTAAAAACATCAATTTTCTTATACtgattttggtttggatttttgTTCTTCATTAGAAGCCTCTAAGGTTACTGGTTTCGTTTCTGATGTACAGCGAAAGGCAGCTGAGCTTGTTGAGGGTGCTAATCAATTATCTGGTACAAATGAACATGAAGATACACTCATCCAACTGTTAGGACATGATAATCCTGGTCATATGAGAGGAATGGGCAGAAATATGAGTAAGACCAAATTAGCTTGCTTCCAAGTGAAGCACAAGTCCATTTCTCAAATGCAAGAGAATCAAATTCATCTCCAGCAAAAGGTTAATGAGTTACAAGCGGAACTATCTAAAGTCAAAAAACAGGTCAGACACTTCTCCGTTTGTGAGTTAAGATTACTAGGTTATAACCTAATAATAAGCTTTGTTTTGGGTGTATGTTACAGAGAGAAGCAACTGAAGTGGGTGAAAACTCAGCTACAAGAGTAAGTCATCAAGTTACACATCAATTATTTGTTTGCTATTTTACACTCACATTTTGAACTGATCATTTTACAAAATGTGAACACAAAAGCACAAAAGAGTTGTCTTTTGATTGATTGGGCTGATGAAGATGGGTACGTTGCAGAGGGTCGTATCCTTTCATCAGACCCAAATGATATAGTGAATGACAGTAGATTAGGCACTACTGATGCTAAAGTGATGGTAGATGCTGCTACTGAACCTGAAGCATTCCTGTGGAGACCTGGGAGTAACATGTGCACAATCAAGGAAGCTGTAGGCCACATTATTGCATGGCCTAAAAATAAATGTGTTGAACTAGGTCAGGGGCTCAAACCTGAAGACATTGCACCACTGGTAAATGAATTTTCTTGCATTCATGTGTGTTTTCGAATTGGTTTGGTCTTTCATTAAATTGTTTTCGCATGTGTGTTTTGACATGGGTCAAAAACTAATTCTCTCAACAAAAGTAAACTACTAGATTTTTTTGATGATAATGTAGTTGTTTGTGAAGGCCATTGGCAAACACATGAACCAAAAGCATTGGTTAATGGACTTCCTCTCGGACCGAAAGCAGTTAAAGTCTTCTTGGATGTGGTACATGAATCTGGTACATATATATGGAGGCCTACGATGGATGAAGCATATCTGGATGACTGCGTAATGTATTTTATATCATGGCCTACTCGGAAAGTTATCTTTGAAAACCcaccagaagcaacaagaaaacaaaatcctCTTCCAAACACTGCATCATCAGTAGGAAACACAAAAGCTGCAGGTGTAAACGCAAGAGAAAGATCAGGAGTAACATCATATAAAACTCCTACTGAGAAGTCTCAAGCAACAAGTCAGGTAATTTTGAAATCATCTTGTTATATTATTGTCTGAGTTGTAAATTGTTTATATTGTAACCTTGTCAGCTAAATCAGGAAATGGAGCTATGAAAGTGAATCAGAAATGTAAATTGATGGACGTTGGTGAGAAGAAACATGTTGTTGCTGAAGGACGTGTACATTCAACAGTCCCAAATCAAATGGTCCATTTTGTACGCTTGGGTCCGAATGCAGCTAAAGTATGGGTAGATGTGGTGATGGTGGAAGATGCAGAAGCTTGGAGGAAATCAGATTAAATAGAGTCTTTGAAAGGTGCACATGGTTCATCAATTGCTTGGCCAATTGATAAACTGGTCATATTTTAAGCTGATGTAAGTGTTGTTCTTTGTCTTTAAAATCTGCATATGTAATTGATAAACTGATGAGACTTATTGATTGTTGCAGCATGCAGGGGGAATGAAGAAGTTTGGTCCAGAATTTGCTAGTTTCAAACAAGTGTAATGAAGCTATGTTCGATTATAAACTAGGGTAATGAACTTATGTTTGACTACGACTTTCTTTTCTGTTTTGAAACTGAATGTGATCCTTTTTCTCAGCGGCATATGTATTAGCTACATCTGTTATGAATGgttaagttttcttataagttttatattttgaaaaccaTCATCAAGTAAATCATAGCTCTGAAACAAGTCAACAatggcaaaaaaaaactgttatgaTCAACTATCATAGCatttaaaaaacatatgaaTTACTCTATCATCGATATGTGAAAGCTATAACAAAATTTAGTACAGAAATAACCCATAGCTATTAtatgttacatatatataatagcaCAAATTATAATAGTGATACTTGATTGCTATTGAATAATTACCTATCATAGTACGAAAAATGAATTGTAAACAATTGGTAACAAAATAAACCGTGCTGTAGTTAAGGTAATTATATCTTACGGGTATTGCTATCATAACCGCACATTTCGTAGTGTCACTAAAAAATGCTATCGTAGGAGGGGTACCTACGATAGCTGCCGATGACATAGCATTTATGAATTCGCTATGAAAACCCTACTATAGCATATTTTCAGCGCTAAGAATgtacatatttcttgtagtgtatcttgtttttttttacaaaactcaGCCAAAAAGTTGGCATTTTCTCAGCCTTTAAGTAACAATAACTCAGCTGTCTCGCATTTAAATAACTCAGTCATGTCGTATTTAAATAACACTGCCAATTAACAATAATTCAGTCATTATGAAATtaaaactcagccgtaattGAAAGAGAACCCAGCCATAAACAAAAATCAGCCGCAATTAAATGACAACCCAGccataaagtaaaatataaccGAGCCGTAATAATGTCATAGCAAAGAACATAAAAAAGATAAGATTATGATACAATACATCTTCACCACTCCCTTGTGTCCCTAATCACGCTCATCGGTTCAAACTCACGGAAGAAGAGCCCCACCTATTTGATCCATAAACAGCGGTTACACATTTTGTCACCCTTACTGTTTTCAATGAA
The nucleotide sequence above comes from Brassica napus cultivar Da-Ae chromosome A9, Da-Ae, whole genome shotgun sequence. Encoded proteins:
- the LOC111212598 gene encoding uncharacterized protein LOC111212598 codes for the protein MVDKAWVHLSRVDPSYENGATKFVRDVAEALRGFDMIVCPCIDCRNIDLHSGDVVVDHLVTRRMEEAYKNRSDWYLHGELNSRVDCESSTSQWNDEIFGLYRAYECLDEELAGTRELSEMAEGDDKKENEFLAKIAEAETPLYPSCSFNDLLETLPEMLPEDNVLHTSLYEVKKFLKSFDMGYEKIHSCVNDCCLFRNWLKKLEYCPKCKATRWKTNIHTGEKKKGVPQKVLRYFPIIPRLKRMFRSEEMAKDLRWHFSNKSTDGKLRHPVDSVT